One Herbaspirillum rubrisubalbicans genomic window carries:
- a CDS encoding cystathionine gamma-synthase family protein, translating into MNDKKTYGFTTTILHSDRQKGIEHGSLHKPVHTSVTFGYEDARQLAEVFQGKQPGYRYGRQGNPTVSALEDKITKMEDGKSTICFATGMAAIGAIVQGLLREGDHVVSSAFLFGNTNSLWMTVGAQGAKVSMVDATDVKNVEAAITPNTRLVFVETIANPRTQVADLKRIGELCRQRGILYVVDNTMTSPYLFRPKTVGAGLVVNSLTKSIGGHGNALGGALTDTGEYDWTRYPHIADNYKKNPPAQWAMAQIRAKALRDFGGSLGPEAAHHIAVGAETIALRLDRECQNALALAQMLQADPRVAAVHYPGLESHPQHALCKQLFRSFGSLMSFELKDSIDCFDYLNRLNLAVAASNLGDTRTLVIPVAHTIFYEMGAERRASMGIAESLIRVSVGLEDTDDLVQDFRQALDA; encoded by the coding sequence ATGAACGATAAAAAAACCTACGGCTTCACCACCACCATCCTCCACAGCGACCGCCAGAAGGGCATCGAGCACGGCTCGCTGCACAAGCCCGTCCACACCTCGGTGACCTTCGGCTATGAAGATGCGCGCCAACTGGCTGAAGTGTTCCAGGGCAAGCAGCCGGGCTATCGCTATGGCCGCCAGGGCAACCCGACGGTGTCGGCGCTGGAAGACAAGATCACCAAGATGGAAGACGGCAAGTCCACCATCTGCTTTGCCACCGGCATGGCCGCCATCGGCGCCATCGTCCAGGGCTTGCTGCGCGAGGGCGATCATGTGGTGTCATCGGCTTTCCTGTTCGGCAATACCAATAGCCTGTGGATGACGGTGGGCGCGCAGGGCGCCAAGGTGTCGATGGTGGATGCGACGGACGTGAAGAACGTGGAAGCGGCCATCACGCCCAATACGCGTCTGGTGTTCGTGGAAACCATCGCCAACCCGCGCACCCAGGTGGCGGATTTGAAGCGTATCGGCGAACTGTGCCGCCAGCGCGGCATCCTCTACGTGGTGGATAACACCATGACCTCGCCTTACCTGTTCCGTCCCAAGACGGTCGGGGCCGGGTTGGTGGTCAATTCGCTGACCAAATCCATCGGCGGCCACGGCAATGCGCTGGGCGGGGCGCTGACCGATACCGGTGAATACGACTGGACCCGCTATCCCCACATCGCCGACAACTACAAGAAGAACCCGCCCGCGCAATGGGCCATGGCGCAGATCCGCGCCAAGGCGCTGCGCGACTTCGGCGGCTCGCTAGGGCCGGAAGCGGCGCACCACATTGCCGTGGGCGCCGAGACCATCGCCCTGCGCCTGGACCGCGAATGCCAGAACGCCCTGGCGCTGGCGCAGATGCTGCAAGCCGACCCGCGTGTGGCGGCGGTGCATTATCCGGGCCTGGAATCGCATCCCCAGCACGCCCTGTGCAAGCAATTGTTCCGCTCCTTCGGCAGCCTCATGTCCTTTGAACTGAAGGACAGCATCGATTGCTTCGACTACCTCAATCGCCTCAACCTGGCAGTGGCCGCCAGCAACCTGGGCGACACCCGCACCCTGGTGATCCCGGTGGCGCATACCATCTTCTACGAGATGGGCGCCGAGCGCCGCGCCAGCATGGGCATTGCCGAGTCGTTGATCCGCGTCTCGGTGGGGCTGGAAGATACCGATGACCTGGTCCAGGACTTCCGCCAGGCGCTGGATGCCTGA
- the trpA gene encoding tryptophan synthase subunit alpha, whose amino-acid sequence MSRIQTTFSQLAEHKRKALITFITAGDPAPELTVPLLHALVAGGVDILELGVPFSDPMAEGPVIQRACERALKFGISTHDVLGYVREFRKTNSHTPIVLMGYANPIERFGVDAFIAAASEAGVDGTIVVDYPPEECEEFAQKMQAQGMDPIFLLAPTSSEERIRQVAAVSSGFCYYVSLKGVTGAGHIDTAEVAERIAAIRQHVKLPIAVGFGIRDGATARTVGSVADAVVIGSRIIAELENTPQDRACAAVQAFVSDIRQALDA is encoded by the coding sequence ATGTCCAGAATCCAGACCACCTTTTCCCAACTGGCCGAGCACAAGCGCAAGGCCCTGATTACCTTCATCACCGCTGGCGATCCGGCCCCTGAGTTGACTGTGCCGCTGCTGCACGCGCTGGTGGCCGGTGGCGTCGATATCCTCGAACTGGGCGTGCCGTTCTCCGACCCCATGGCCGAAGGCCCAGTGATCCAGCGCGCCTGCGAGCGTGCGCTCAAGTTCGGCATCAGCACCCATGACGTGCTGGGCTATGTGCGTGAATTCCGCAAGACCAACAGCCACACCCCCATCGTGCTGATGGGCTATGCCAACCCGATCGAGCGCTTTGGCGTGGATGCCTTCATCGCGGCGGCCAGCGAAGCCGGCGTGGATGGCACCATCGTGGTGGACTATCCACCCGAGGAATGTGAAGAATTCGCCCAGAAGATGCAGGCCCAGGGCATGGACCCGATCTTCCTGCTGGCGCCGACCTCCTCGGAAGAGCGTATCCGCCAGGTGGCGGCGGTCAGCAGCGGTTTCTGCTATTACGTTTCACTCAAGGGCGTCACCGGCGCCGGCCACATCGACACCGCCGAAGTGGCTGAGCGCATCGCCGCCATCCGCCAGCATGTGAAGCTGCCCATCGCAGTGGGCTTCGGCATCCGTGATGGCGCTACCGCCCGCACGGTCGGCAGCGTGGCCGATGCGGTGGTGATCGGCAGCCGCATCATCGCCGAGCTGGAAAACACGCCCCAGGACCGGGCCTGCGCGGCGGTGCAAGCCTTCGTCTCCGACATTCGCCAGGCGCTCGACGCCTGA
- a CDS encoding CvpA family protein, with protein MTIFDYLVLLILACSVIIGTLRGFVREVLSLAGWIVALVVANTYGEALSAMLPDVVPGELTRLIVAFIALFIGTRLLVALVAKTLGELVKATGLGFLDRTLGSVFGVARGVLLVVAVALLCGTTEIPRQPFWTQARFSPWVVQAAQAVLPYLPGKLAEHVSFSTPV; from the coding sequence GTGACGATATTTGACTACTTGGTGCTGCTGATCCTGGCCTGTTCGGTGATCATTGGTACGCTGCGCGGTTTCGTGCGTGAGGTGTTGTCGCTGGCCGGCTGGATCGTCGCGCTGGTGGTGGCCAATACCTATGGCGAGGCCTTGTCGGCGATGTTGCCGGATGTGGTGCCGGGCGAATTGACGCGGCTCATCGTGGCCTTCATTGCCTTGTTCATCGGCACCCGCTTGCTGGTAGCGCTGGTGGCCAAGACCCTGGGTGAGCTGGTCAAGGCCACCGGCCTGGGTTTCCTGGACCGGACCTTGGGCAGTGTGTTCGGCGTGGCGCGTGGCGTGCTGCTGGTGGTGGCGGTAGCCTTGCTGTGCGGCACCACCGAGATTCCGCGCCAGCCGTTCTGGACCCAGGCTCGCTTCAGTCCCTGGGTGGTACAGGCGGCCCAAGCGGTGTTGCCCTACCTGCCGGGCAAGCTGGCCGAGCATGTGAGTTTTTCCACTCCGGTCTGA
- the trpB gene encoding tryptophan synthase subunit beta, translating to MKELNPLGGFAERQAIPAAALHQTAHYNLPDARGHFGPYGGSFVSETLTLALNELREAYARYQHDEQFLAEFHTELKHFVGRPSPVYHAKRWSELAGGAQIYFKREDLNHTGAHKINNVIGQALLAKRMGKQRIIAETGAGQHGVATATICARFGMECIVYMGSEDVRRQLQNVYRMNLLGAKVVPVESGSKTLKDALNEAMRDWVTNVETTFYIIGTVAGPHPYPMMVRDFQSVIGNECIQQMPEIAARQPDYVVAAVGGGSNAMGIFYPYIDYPDVKLVGVEAAGDGLDTGRHSASLTLGSPGVLHGNRTYLLQDANGQIIETHSVSAGLDYPGVGPEHAWLKDSGRASYACITDDEALDAFNTCCRIEGIIPALESSHALAHAAKLAATLPRDQIVLVNLSGRGDKDMHTVQQRQG from the coding sequence ATGAAAGAATTGAATCCCCTCGGCGGTTTCGCCGAGCGTCAAGCCATTCCCGCGGCCGCCCTGCACCAGACGGCCCATTACAACCTGCCCGACGCCCGTGGCCACTTCGGCCCCTATGGCGGCAGCTTCGTGTCCGAAACGCTGACCCTGGCGCTGAACGAGCTGCGCGAGGCCTATGCGCGATACCAGCACGATGAACAATTCCTCGCTGAATTTCATACCGAACTGAAGCATTTCGTCGGCCGTCCCAGCCCGGTGTACCACGCCAAGCGCTGGTCCGAGCTGGCTGGTGGGGCGCAGATCTACTTCAAGCGTGAAGACCTGAACCATACCGGCGCCCACAAGATCAACAACGTGATCGGCCAGGCGCTCTTGGCCAAGCGCATGGGCAAGCAGCGTATCATCGCCGAGACCGGCGCCGGCCAGCATGGCGTGGCCACCGCCACCATCTGTGCGCGCTTCGGCATGGAATGCATCGTCTACATGGGCAGCGAAGATGTGAGGCGCCAGTTGCAGAACGTCTATCGCATGAACCTCCTGGGCGCCAAGGTGGTGCCGGTCGAATCCGGTTCCAAGACCTTGAAGGATGCGCTCAATGAAGCCATGCGCGACTGGGTCACCAATGTCGAGACCACCTTCTACATCATCGGCACCGTGGCCGGTCCGCATCCGTATCCGATGATGGTGCGCGACTTCCAGTCGGTGATCGGCAACGAGTGCATCCAGCAGATGCCGGAAATCGCTGCGCGCCAGCCCGACTATGTGGTGGCGGCGGTGGGTGGCGGCTCCAATGCCATGGGCATCTTCTATCCGTATATCGACTACCCGGACGTCAAGCTGGTCGGCGTGGAAGCCGCCGGCGATGGCCTGGATACCGGCCGCCACTCGGCCTCGCTGACCCTGGGCTCGCCCGGCGTGCTGCATGGCAATCGCACCTACCTGCTGCAGGATGCCAACGGCCAGATCATCGAGACCCACTCGGTCTCGGCCGGCCTGGATTATCCGGGCGTGGGCCCGGAACACGCCTGGTTGAAGGACAGCGGTCGTGCCAGCTATGCCTGCATCACCGATGATGAGGCATTGGACGCCTTCAATACCTGCTGCCGCATCGAAGGCATCATCCCGGCGCTGGAGTCCAGCCATGCCCTGGCCCATGCGGCCAAGCTGGCGGCGACCTTGCCCCGCGACCAGATCGTGCTGGTGAACCTGTCCGGCCGAGGTGACAAGGATATGCATACCGTGCAACAGCGCCAGGGCTGA
- a CDS encoding TIGR00730 family Rossman fold protein, with product MKSICVYCGSSPGASPAYAEAARKLAQEMVKNNIALVYGGGNVGLMGIIASEVMRLGGEATGVIPKALLDKELGHDGLTRLHIVKDMHERKAMMAELSDGFVAMPGGMGTLEELFEVLTWAQLGFHYKPICLYNVEGFYDNLIAFVNHLVSQRFVSTDQSGLMMHEVNPATLIERFQNFKPTYKTKWADREAVANLVP from the coding sequence ATGAAATCGATTTGCGTATATTGCGGCTCTTCCCCTGGCGCTTCCCCGGCTTATGCCGAGGCAGCGCGCAAGCTGGCGCAGGAAATGGTGAAGAACAACATCGCCCTGGTCTACGGCGGCGGCAATGTCGGCCTGATGGGTATCATCGCCAGCGAGGTGATGCGCCTGGGCGGCGAAGCCACCGGCGTCATCCCCAAGGCCTTGCTGGACAAGGAACTGGGCCACGATGGCCTGACCCGCCTGCACATCGTCAAGGACATGCACGAACGCAAGGCCATGATGGCCGAGCTCTCCGATGGCTTCGTGGCCATGCCGGGCGGCATGGGTACCCTGGAAGAACTGTTCGAGGTACTGACCTGGGCGCAGTTGGGCTTCCACTACAAGCCGATCTGCCTGTACAACGTGGAAGGCTTCTATGACAACCTGATCGCCTTCGTCAATCACCTGGTCTCGCAACGCTTCGTGAGCACCGACCAGTCCGGGCTGATGATGCATGAAGTCAATCCGGCCACCTTGATCGAGCGCTTCCAGAACTTCAAGCCGACCTACAAGACCAAATGGGCCGATCGCGAGGCCGTGGCCAACCTGGTGCCCTGA
- the folC gene encoding bifunctional tetrahydrofolate synthase/dihydrofolate synthase — protein sequence MTSQASPTPATLNEWLALLEQRHFKQIDMGLERVLAVKQKLDIRFDCPVIMVAGTNGKGSTCAMLESILLRAGYRVGLYIKPHFLHFNERARISGDMASDAQLIAAFEAVEAQRGEISLTYFEFTTLAIMKLLADAKQDVVILEVGLGGRLDAVNVVDADVAIVTSIDIDHTEYLGETREEIGFEKAGIFRPGKVAVCGDPLPPKSLIAHAEKIGADLWLMGRDYNYQGDKQQWAYGGRAMRRNSLAYPSLRGANQLLNASAALAALEALREVLPVGAQEVRTGLATVELPARFQVLPGQPLVILDVAHNPHAAATLAQNLDNMGFHPYTYAVFGSMLDKDIEGVISHLKDKIDHWCVTDLPLPRAASAQQLKETLLGAGVQPEFRRDAARSIETFTSPAQAYANALSRAGENDRIVVFGSFLTVAGVMQARRPGRH from the coding sequence ATGACTTCCCAAGCCTCCCCGACTCCCGCCACCTTGAACGAATGGTTGGCCCTGCTGGAACAACGCCATTTCAAGCAGATCGATATGGGCCTGGAGCGTGTGCTGGCGGTCAAGCAAAAGCTCGACATCCGTTTCGACTGCCCGGTCATCATGGTGGCCGGCACCAATGGCAAGGGCTCGACCTGCGCCATGCTGGAGTCCATCCTCTTGCGCGCCGGTTACCGCGTGGGCCTGTATATCAAGCCGCATTTCCTGCACTTCAATGAACGTGCCCGCATCAGCGGCGACATGGCCAGCGATGCCCAGTTGATCGCCGCCTTCGAGGCGGTGGAAGCCCAGCGCGGCGAGATCTCGCTGACCTATTTCGAATTCACCACCCTGGCCATCATGAAGCTCTTGGCCGATGCCAAGCAGGATGTGGTGATCCTGGAAGTCGGCCTGGGCGGGCGTCTGGATGCGGTCAATGTGGTCGATGCCGATGTGGCCATCGTCACCAGCATCGATATCGACCATACCGAATACCTGGGCGAGACCCGCGAAGAGATCGGTTTTGAGAAGGCCGGTATCTTCCGTCCCGGCAAGGTGGCGGTGTGCGGCGATCCGCTGCCGCCCAAGTCGCTCATCGCCCACGCCGAGAAGATCGGCGCCGACCTCTGGCTCATGGGCCGCGACTACAACTACCAGGGCGACAAGCAGCAATGGGCCTATGGTGGCCGCGCCATGCGCCGCAATTCGCTGGCCTATCCCAGTCTGCGCGGCGCCAACCAGCTATTGAACGCCTCGGCCGCGCTGGCCGCACTGGAAGCCCTGCGCGAAGTGCTGCCGGTGGGCGCCCAGGAAGTGCGCACGGGGCTGGCCACGGTGGAGTTGCCGGCGCGCTTCCAGGTGCTGCCGGGCCAGCCGCTGGTGATCCTGGATGTGGCGCACAACCCCCATGCGGCGGCTACCCTGGCCCAGAACCTGGACAACATGGGCTTTCATCCCTACACCTATGCAGTCTTCGGTTCCATGCTGGACAAGGATATCGAAGGCGTCATCAGCCACCTCAAGGACAAGATCGACCACTGGTGCGTGACCGATCTGCCGCTGCCGCGCGCGGCCAGCGCGCAACAGCTCAAGGAGACCCTGCTGGGGGCCGGCGTGCAGCCGGAATTCAGGCGGGACGCGGCGCGTAGTATAGAAACCTTCACTTCCCCGGCCCAGGCATATGCAAATGCATTAAGCAGAGCAGGGGAGAATGATAGAATTGTGGTTTTCGGATCCTTCCTGACCGTAGCCGGCGTCATGCAGGCGCGCCGCCCCGGTCGGCACTGA
- the purF gene encoding amidophosphoribosyltransferase gives MCGIVGIVSHSPVNQMLYDALLLLQHRGQDAAGIATNHANGFSMHKANGLVRDVFRTRNMRSLPGNTGIGQVRYPTAGSSSSEEEAQPFYVNAPFGIILAHNGNLTNAEQLKIEMFKNDRRHINTDSDTEVLLNVLAHEIQQATTGYSLDPAALFKAVAMVHKRVRGSYAVVAQIAGYGLLGFRDPYGIRPMCLGFNESDKGIEYMMASESVALEGMGFRFLRDVNPGEAIFIDNDGKLYNQQCAENPTLNPCAFEYVYLARPDSIIDGASVYATRLKMGEFLAEKIRKQFKHGEIDVVMPIPDSSRPAAMELALKLGIEYREGFIKNRYIGRTFIMPGQALRKKSVRQKLNAIGSEFKGKNVLLVDDSIVRGTTSREIVQMARESGAKNVIFASAAPPVKFPNVYGIDMPTRDELIAFGRSEEEVCREITADALVYQDVEDLKRAISDANPALKQFEASCFDGHYITGDITQEYLDRIEYARKNPKPALEDVVRSQLNLNLARAD, from the coding sequence ATGTGTGGCATCGTCGGTATCGTCTCTCATAGTCCCGTCAACCAGATGCTGTATGACGCGCTGCTGCTGCTGCAGCACCGCGGCCAGGATGCGGCGGGGATCGCAACCAATCACGCCAACGGTTTCTCGATGCACAAGGCCAATGGCCTGGTGCGCGACGTCTTCCGTACCCGCAACATGCGCTCGCTGCCCGGCAACACCGGCATCGGCCAGGTGCGCTATCCGACCGCAGGCAGCTCTTCTTCGGAAGAAGAAGCGCAGCCGTTCTACGTCAATGCCCCTTTCGGCATCATCCTGGCGCACAACGGCAACCTGACCAATGCGGAACAGTTGAAGATCGAGATGTTCAAGAACGATCGCCGCCACATCAACACCGATTCCGATACCGAAGTGCTGTTGAACGTGCTGGCCCACGAGATCCAGCAAGCCACCACCGGCTATTCGCTGGACCCGGCCGCGCTCTTCAAGGCGGTGGCCATGGTGCACAAGCGGGTGCGCGGCTCCTACGCCGTGGTGGCGCAGATTGCCGGTTATGGTCTGTTGGGCTTCCGCGATCCGTATGGCATCCGTCCGATGTGCCTGGGCTTCAACGAGAGCGACAAGGGCATCGAATACATGATGGCCAGCGAATCGGTGGCCCTGGAAGGCATGGGCTTCCGCTTCCTGCGCGACGTCAATCCGGGTGAAGCGATCTTCATCGACAACGACGGCAAGCTGTACAACCAGCAATGCGCCGAGAACCCGACCCTGAACCCTTGCGCCTTCGAATACGTCTATCTGGCCCGTCCGGACTCCATCATCGATGGTGCCTCGGTCTATGCCACCCGTCTGAAGATGGGCGAGTTCCTGGCCGAGAAGATCCGCAAGCAGTTCAAGCATGGCGAGATCGACGTGGTCATGCCGATTCCCGATTCCTCGCGTCCGGCCGCCATGGAACTGGCCTTGAAGCTGGGCATCGAGTACCGCGAAGGCTTCATCAAGAACCGTTACATCGGCCGCACCTTCATCATGCCGGGCCAGGCGCTGCGCAAGAAATCGGTGCGCCAGAAGCTCAATGCCATCGGCAGCGAATTCAAGGGCAAGAACGTGCTGCTGGTGGATGATTCCATCGTGCGCGGCACCACCAGCCGTGAAATCGTGCAGATGGCGCGTGAGTCCGGCGCCAAGAACGTGATCTTCGCTTCGGCGGCGCCCCCGGTGAAGTTCCCCAACGTCTATGGCATCGACATGCCGACCCGCGATGAACTGATCGCCTTCGGTCGCAGCGAAGAGGAAGTGTGCCGCGAGATCACCGCCGACGCCCTGGTCTACCAGGACGTGGAAGACCTCAAGCGCGCCATCTCCGACGCCAACCCGGCCTTGAAGCAGTTTGAAGCGTCCTGCTTCGACGGTCACTACATCACCGGCGACATCACCCAGGAATACCTGGACCGCATCGAATACGCCCGCAAGAACCCCAAGCCGGCGCTGGAAGATGTGGTGCGTTCACAGCTGAACCTGAACCTGGCACGCGCGGACTGA
- a CDS encoding SPOR domain-containing protein: protein MGLFSLFRKNKQDSASDQGTFRSRADEQSSVIRSRNSRSTANGSGRAASGRAKAGKDAADPLLPEKKRARRRLIGAVALALAVVIVLPMILDSEPKPLNEDIAIQIPSKDAPVADMTQPGRSDPKQASLDQKEEIVEPASIAPEPASPTPTPTPAPAAAQPETPPVAVTPKVVEKTVEKPVEKHQEKSTEKPTEKSAAKTEHKEEPKREEPKKEAAKPKAPAATDDDAARALAILEGKSGAAAAPAEKKPAAAGGKFVIQVAALATQDKVNELRNKLSAAGIHSYTQKIATQAGDRTRIRVGPFASREEAERMGGRIKKLGLNATIVPA, encoded by the coding sequence ATGGGCTTGTTCTCGCTTTTCCGTAAAAACAAGCAGGACTCTGCTTCTGACCAAGGTACTTTCCGCTCGCGTGCCGACGAGCAATCTTCCGTCATTCGCAGCCGCAACAGCCGCAGCACCGCCAATGGCAGTGGCCGCGCCGCCAGTGGTCGCGCCAAGGCCGGCAAGGATGCGGCCGACCCGCTGCTGCCGGAAAAGAAGCGCGCCCGCCGTCGCCTCATCGGTGCCGTCGCGCTGGCCCTGGCGGTGGTGATCGTGTTGCCGATGATCCTCGATTCCGAGCCCAAGCCCTTGAACGAAGACATCGCCATCCAGATCCCGTCCAAGGACGCACCCGTGGCGGACATGACCCAGCCCGGCCGCAGCGACCCCAAGCAGGCCTCGCTGGACCAGAAGGAAGAGATCGTCGAGCCCGCCAGCATCGCCCCGGAACCGGCCAGCCCGACCCCGACCCCGACACCAGCACCGGCAGCGGCCCAGCCGGAGACGCCGCCGGTGGCAGTGACGCCCAAGGTGGTCGAGAAGACGGTGGAGAAACCGGTCGAAAAGCATCAGGAAAAGTCGACCGAGAAGCCGACCGAAAAGTCCGCCGCCAAGACCGAACACAAGGAAGAGCCCAAGAGGGAAGAACCCAAGAAGGAAGCCGCCAAGCCCAAGGCGCCGGCCGCCACCGATGACGATGCCGCCCGCGCCCTGGCGATCCTGGAAGGCAAGTCGGGCGCTGCGGCAGCCCCGGCTGAGAAGAAGCCGGCTGCTGCCGGTGGCAAGTTCGTCATCCAGGTGGCCGCGCTGGCGACCCAGGACAAGGTCAATGAATTGCGTAACAAGTTGAGCGCCGCCGGCATCCATTCGTACACGCAAAAGATCGCCACCCAGGCCGGAGACCGCACGCGCATTCGCGTCGGCCCCTTCGCCAGCCGTGAAGAGGCCGAACGCATGGGCGGCCGAATCAAGAAGCTGGGCCTGAATGCGACGATTGTTCCTGCTTGA
- a CDS encoding patatin-like phospholipase family protein, whose amino-acid sequence MSNKIVSLALQGGGSHGAFTWGVLDRLLEDGRLDLEGISGASAGAMNAVVLAQGYVQDGRAGARAALERFWTALSTGAPLDFINAEGAPVIANPAPMPGMQALLAMTRFFSPTQLNPLDINPLRDILVEQVDFERLRRQRELKLFIAATQVSTGTLKIFRNADLSVDVLLASACLPSLHRPIEIEGEAYWDGGLTANPPIFPLLHSCTARDVMVVLLHPSRRAGTPTTSHDIGQRLSEISFSSAFFTELSALALAKREAESSTLAFGSLERRLRQLNLHMIDANEVMEQLTNLSKLNTQASFIGSLFQQGRERASEWLEQNFAQIGHTSTFDLGRFLP is encoded by the coding sequence ATGTCGAACAAGATCGTCAGTCTGGCTCTGCAGGGTGGTGGCTCGCATGGGGCCTTCACCTGGGGCGTGCTGGATCGCCTCCTGGAGGATGGCCGATTGGACCTGGAAGGGATCAGTGGTGCCTCGGCCGGGGCCATGAATGCGGTGGTGCTGGCCCAGGGTTACGTGCAGGATGGCCGCGCCGGTGCGCGTGCTGCGCTGGAGCGCTTCTGGACGGCGCTGTCCACCGGGGCGCCGCTGGACTTCATCAATGCCGAAGGCGCGCCGGTGATCGCCAATCCGGCGCCCATGCCGGGGATGCAGGCGCTGCTGGCGATGACGCGCTTTTTTTCGCCGACCCAATTGAACCCGCTGGATATCAACCCGCTGCGCGACATCCTGGTCGAGCAGGTCGATTTTGAGCGCCTGCGCCGCCAGCGCGAACTGAAGCTCTTCATCGCCGCCACCCAGGTCAGTACCGGCACGCTGAAGATCTTCCGCAATGCCGACCTGTCGGTGGATGTGCTGCTGGCCTCGGCTTGCCTGCCCTCGCTGCACCGGCCCATCGAAATCGAGGGCGAAGCCTACTGGGATGGCGGTTTGACGGCCAATCCGCCGATCTTCCCGCTGCTGCATTCCTGCACCGCGCGCGACGTGATGGTGGTGCTGCTGCATCCCAGCCGCCGCGCCGGCACCCCCACCACCAGCCATGACATCGGCCAGCGCCTGTCGGAAATCAGCTTCAGTTCGGCCTTTTTCACCGAACTGAGCGCGCTGGCCCTGGCCAAGCGCGAAGCCGAGAGTTCCACGCTGGCCTTCGGGTCGCTGGAGCGGCGCTTGCGCCAGTTGAATCTGCACATGATCGATGCCAATGAGGTGATGGAGCAGTTGACCAATCTCTCCAAGCTCAATACTCAGGCCAGCTTCATCGGTAGCCTCTTCCAGCAGGGCCGCGAACGCGCCTCGGAATGGCTGGAGCAGAACTTCGCCCAGATCGGTCATACCTCCACCTTCGACCTGGGGCGCTTCCTGCCCTGA
- the accD gene encoding acetyl-CoA carboxylase, carboxyltransferase subunit beta translates to MSWLEKLLPPQIQRGSTSRKAIPEGLWVKCPSCEAVLYRTDLESNLHVCPKCSHHMRIRARARLDALLDEGGRYEIGQEALPVDTLKFKDSKKYPDRLKDAMESTGETDAMVVMGGAIMTLPVVVACFEFEFMGGSMGSVVGERFVRGAQAALEQKVPFICITATGGARMQEGLLSLMQMAKTTAMLTKLAEKKLPFISVLTDPTMGGVSASFAFMGDVVMAEPRALIGFAGPRVIENTVREKLPEGFQRAEFLVTKGAIDMIVDRRKMREEIAHLLALLQNQAAETVS, encoded by the coding sequence ATGAGCTGGCTTGAGAAGTTACTGCCACCCCAGATTCAACGCGGTTCTACCAGCCGCAAAGCCATCCCGGAAGGTTTGTGGGTCAAGTGCCCCTCCTGCGAAGCGGTGCTCTACCGTACCGACCTGGAATCCAATCTGCATGTCTGCCCCAAGTGCAGCCATCACATGCGCATCCGCGCCCGCGCTCGTCTGGATGCCCTGCTCGACGAAGGCGGTCGCTATGAGATCGGCCAGGAAGCCCTGCCGGTCGATACCCTGAAGTTCAAGGACAGCAAGAAGTACCCGGATCGTCTGAAGGACGCCATGGAATCCACCGGCGAAACCGATGCCATGGTGGTCATGGGCGGCGCCATCATGACCCTGCCGGTGGTGGTGGCCTGCTTCGAGTTCGAGTTCATGGGCGGTTCCATGGGTTCGGTGGTCGGCGAGCGCTTCGTGCGCGGCGCCCAGGCCGCCCTGGAACAGAAGGTCCCCTTCATCTGCATCACCGCCACGGGCGGCGCGCGGATGCAGGAAGGCCTGCTGTCCTTGATGCAGATGGCCAAGACCACCGCCATGCTGACCAAGCTGGCAGAAAAGAAGCTGCCCTTCATCAGCGTGCTGACCGACCCCACCATGGGTGGCGTGTCGGCCTCGTTTGCCTTCATGGGCGACGTGGTGATGGCCGAACCCCGTGCCCTGATCGGCTTTGCCGGCCCGCGCGTGATCGAGAACACGGTGCGGGAGAAGCTGCCCGAAGGCTTCCAGCGTGCTGAATTCCTGGTCACCAAGGGCGCCATCGACATGATCGTCGACCGTCGCAAGATGCGCGAGGAAATCGCCCATCTGCTGGCCCTGTTGCAGAACCAGGCGGCCGAAACGGTTTCCTGA